In the Oncorhynchus gorbuscha isolate QuinsamMale2020 ecotype Even-year linkage group LG05, OgorEven_v1.0, whole genome shotgun sequence genome, one interval contains:
- the LOC124036008 gene encoding cytochrome c oxidase subunit 7C, mitochondrial-like: MLGQVVRRFTTSAVRSSHYGEGPGQNLPFSVENKWRLLAMMVVFFGSGFAFPFIVVRHQLLKK, encoded by the exons atgttgggCCAGGTTGTACGTCGATTCACAACCTCTGCGGTTCGCTCATCTCATTACGGCGAGGGACCAGGACAG AACCTGCCATTCTCAGTAGAAAACAAGTGGCGTCTGCTGGCAATGATGGTGGTGTTCTTCGGCAGTGGCTTTGCCTTCCCCTTTATCGTCGTCAGACACCAGCTCCTGAAGAAGTGA